Proteins from a genomic interval of Oceanispirochaeta crateris:
- a CDS encoding cyclic nucleotide-binding domain-containing protein gives MNLVKVATGLFWLEIPERDLYLMCGCPMDSIKHLENKKFIHRVDCDAYYMESGPNAILLSDLAVQNGYFCNLAEFPILHMMYKQGMALPGHPGNKGNKPWLIGTSEQVNAQKQYIFRGNYGLASPGEFKNAGCDNVQIESMWKLKMKFNFNTILDPEELVDTTIINEEPVELRPDVFLKRTGMNCYSLTYNNETIDIDLNLGQQELYEPPYQLLPRKVKKEYFSIIHIGEGNGWDNARPCMGSIICFEGKIYLIDAGPNIEYSLDALGISVNDVEGIFHTHIHDDHFAGLTYLIMADHKIKYYAVESVMHTARMKLAALMGHDESIFDTVLDPILLECHSWNDLNGLEVKPMFSPHPVETTIFYFRALGEDGYKSYGHLADIISSKVFKSFLGENETDLSQSFYDDVWKSYLEYADVKKIDVGGGMVHGAAEDFKHDPSDIVILSHLDRHLNDEEETIGVNVDFGSAHVLIPASTDYSKIHAAEMLRLYFPKTSQAHLDMLLDCPIVDFSPETLIVEDSTRLDEVFLVLTGKVDYVFSDTGTFHEMTAGSTVGLLNGLWNEPIRGTYRANANVEALVIPKDVFLSFMTKTNALDHIKNMSRIIFDLQSTRLFGSRISNSNIVHLAQKTTTIELLPGDSIPDGWPKDLYILKKGKVEIFSDNIKIGRLKKWESWGGYPVFSILRELNIEARIAGHHPCEFYKISYDVLKEIPVVQWKLFQQWSYWEAHY, from the coding sequence ATGAACTTAGTCAAAGTAGCAACAGGACTCTTTTGGTTGGAGATCCCAGAGCGAGATCTGTATCTCATGTGCGGTTGTCCCATGGACAGCATCAAACATCTGGAGAATAAGAAATTTATCCATAGAGTCGACTGTGACGCTTATTATATGGAAAGTGGACCCAATGCCATTCTCCTTTCAGACCTAGCTGTACAAAATGGCTACTTTTGTAATCTTGCTGAGTTTCCCATCCTTCATATGATGTATAAACAGGGGATGGCTCTGCCGGGACATCCCGGAAATAAGGGAAACAAACCCTGGCTTATCGGGACTTCCGAACAGGTCAATGCTCAAAAACAGTATATATTCAGGGGAAACTACGGACTTGCTTCTCCCGGGGAATTTAAGAATGCCGGCTGCGACAATGTCCAAATTGAGTCCATGTGGAAGTTAAAAATGAAGTTTAACTTCAATACCATTCTTGATCCAGAAGAGCTCGTGGATACCACAATCATCAATGAAGAGCCCGTAGAACTCCGGCCTGATGTTTTTTTAAAGCGAACAGGGATGAACTGCTACTCACTCACATACAACAATGAAACCATTGATATTGATTTGAATTTGGGGCAGCAGGAACTCTATGAGCCTCCCTATCAGCTCCTACCCCGAAAGGTTAAAAAAGAATATTTTTCAATCATCCATATTGGAGAAGGGAACGGATGGGACAATGCCAGACCCTGTATGGGCAGCATCATCTGTTTTGAAGGAAAAATTTACCTCATCGATGCGGGACCCAATATTGAATATTCACTCGATGCCCTGGGCATCAGCGTGAATGATGTGGAAGGGATTTTTCATACCCATATTCATGACGATCATTTTGCGGGGTTGACCTACCTGATCATGGCGGATCACAAAATTAAGTATTATGCCGTGGAATCGGTCATGCACACTGCCAGGATGAAACTCGCTGCTTTGATGGGCCATGATGAGTCTATTTTCGATACTGTTTTAGATCCCATACTGCTGGAATGCCACAGCTGGAATGATCTCAATGGATTGGAAGTGAAGCCAATGTTCTCTCCTCATCCAGTAGAAACTACGATCTTTTACTTCAGGGCTTTGGGAGAGGATGGCTATAAATCCTACGGGCATTTGGCGGATATCATTTCCAGCAAGGTGTTTAAGAGTTTTCTGGGTGAGAATGAAACCGATCTTTCTCAGAGCTTTTATGACGATGTGTGGAAGAGTTACCTAGAGTATGCGGATGTCAAAAAAATTGATGTTGGTGGTGGGATGGTCCATGGTGCGGCAGAGGATTTTAAACATGACCCTTCTGATATCGTTATTTTGAGTCATCTGGATCGTCATTTGAATGATGAGGAAGAAACGATAGGGGTCAATGTTGATTTCGGTAGCGCCCATGTGCTGATTCCAGCCTCAACGGATTATTCAAAGATTCATGCCGCTGAAATGCTCAGATTATATTTTCCCAAGACCAGTCAGGCCCATCTGGATATGCTCCTGGATTGTCCCATTGTAGATTTCTCACCCGAAACCCTCATTGTCGAAGACAGTACCAGGCTGGACGAGGTCTTTCTTGTTCTCACAGGCAAGGTTGACTATGTGTTTTCCGATACGGGCACATTTCATGAGATGACCGCCGGCAGTACTGTCGGACTATTGAATGGCTTGTGGAATGAGCCCATAAGGGGAACGTACAGAGCCAATGCCAATGTGGAGGCACTAGTCATACCAAAAGATGTTTTTTTAAGCTTTATGACGAAAACAAATGCCCTGGATCATATTAAAAATATGAGCAGGATTATCTTTGATCTTCAAAGTACCCGTCTTTTTGGTTCACGAATTTCTAATTCCAATATAGTCCACCTGGCTCAAAAAACAACCACCATAGAGCTGCTTCCCGGCGACTCAATCCCCGACGGATGGCCAAAAGATCTTTATATTCTAAAGAAAGGAAAAGTAGAGATTTTCTCTGATAATATAAAAATAGGCCGTCTCAAAAAATGGGAATCATGGGGTGGGTATCCCGTTTTTTCAATCTTGAGGGAGTTGAATATTGAAGCCCGGATAGCAGGTCATCATCCCTGTGAATTTTATAAAATCTCCTACGATGTTCTCAAAGAAATTCCTGTTGTGCAATGGAAATTGTTTCAGCAGTGGTCCTATTGGGAAGCCCATTACTGA
- a CDS encoding FAD-dependent oxidoreductase: MTQKNKTIPQHFDCIIIGTGPAGLGAAFKLLDERRNIKILMLDKTNFSTGGLRNDCKMNFSYPIGFPLDNWTSEDAESYLEQVEKILKPTLLEKQNLEIYRKRASSLGVDLLNIRQSHLGTDGGLELIKKLTNQLESLGVVFALGEEAVSIDETDKILNTLKGSYRYDNLIIAPGRQGFLFLQNLMKELKINFMDNIVDIGIRVETRLEHYPIVKDYYDPKFHFPGKVRTFCTNSGNAHVVQEQYKTHDNKTFYSVNGHAWSKNKKGENGLVNFAMLKTIQLTAPLASGHEYAEIIGLQAALLGGNKPIMQRVGDFRLSKRSNEKSFNSDYYDFEPTLKSCTPGDIALAVPSKIMRAIWKSMKQLDTIIPGVLHPSTIMYYPEIKMYANKPEFLDHHFKVHDGVYMIGDGAGTSRGITAAWASGIRAAEGILN, encoded by the coding sequence ATGACTCAAAAAAATAAGACTATACCTCAACATTTTGACTGTATTATCATTGGTACGGGACCGGCTGGGTTGGGAGCTGCATTCAAATTATTGGATGAGCGTCGAAATATAAAAATACTAATGCTCGATAAGACGAATTTCTCAACGGGCGGTTTGAGAAACGATTGTAAAATGAATTTTTCCTATCCCATTGGCTTTCCCCTGGATAACTGGACCAGTGAAGATGCTGAATCCTATCTGGAGCAGGTAGAAAAGATCCTGAAACCGACACTCCTGGAAAAACAAAACCTTGAAATTTATAGAAAAAGGGCTTCGTCCCTGGGGGTTGATCTCCTCAATATAAGGCAATCGCATTTGGGGACCGACGGTGGTTTAGAGTTGATCAAAAAACTCACAAACCAACTGGAATCTCTCGGGGTTGTCTTTGCCCTGGGAGAGGAGGCCGTCAGCATTGATGAGACGGACAAAATCCTGAATACTCTGAAAGGCAGTTACCGCTATGATAACCTGATCATTGCCCCGGGTCGTCAGGGATTTCTGTTTCTACAGAATCTCATGAAGGAGTTGAAGATCAACTTCATGGATAATATTGTGGATATCGGCATCCGGGTGGAAACCAGGCTCGAACACTATCCCATTGTAAAAGACTATTATGACCCCAAATTCCATTTCCCTGGAAAGGTCAGGACCTTTTGTACCAACAGCGGAAATGCCCATGTGGTTCAGGAGCAGTATAAGACTCATGATAACAAAACCTTTTATTCGGTCAACGGCCATGCTTGGTCCAAGAATAAAAAAGGGGAAAACGGTCTGGTCAATTTTGCCATGTTAAAAACGATCCAGCTCACCGCTCCTCTGGCCAGTGGACATGAGTATGCAGAGATCATTGGTTTGCAGGCCGCTTTATTGGGAGGGAATAAACCGATCATGCAGCGTGTGGGAGATTTCCGTTTGTCTAAACGATCCAATGAAAAAAGCTTTAATTCCGATTATTACGACTTTGAACCGACCCTGAAGAGTTGTACTCCCGGAGATATTGCACTGGCCGTTCCCAGTAAGATAATGAGAGCCATTTGGAAATCAATGAAGCAGCTGGATACGATTATTCCCGGTGTTTTGCACCCTTCCACGATAATGTATTATCCCGAAATTAAAATGTACGCCAATAAGCCCGAATTCCTGGATCATCATTTCAAAGTTCACGATGGAGTTTATATGATTGGAGACGGAGCCGGAACTAGCCGGGGCATCACAGCTGCCTGGGCCAGCGGTATTAGAGCTGCAGAAGGAATCTTAAATTAA